The window GATTGAATTTCCATCTCTTCCAGATATGTCAGGAGCAACTTCTTTTAAAATGCCGCAAAATTTACTTAAGGAAATGCTCTTTCGCACTTCCTTCGCCATTTCACGCGACGACAACCGTTATGTGTTAACGGGCGCATCTATGCGTGTGGCTAATAAGCAGGCTGTTTTTTTGGGAACAGATGGTAAACGCCTTGCTCGAGCGCACACAGAGATTAATGTAGATAATGCATTTACGGGTAACTACATTATTCCTTTAAAAGCCATCGATGAAGTTTCAAAGAATCTCTATGAGGAAGGGGAGGTCACTGTTTACCTCATGCAAGATAAAATTGCCTTCGAAATTGCTCATACGACCATTATTACAAAGCTTTTATCAGGCGATTATCCAGATGTGAGCCGTGTCATTCCGGAGCGCACAAATATGGTGGTTTCCTTACACAGGGAAGAGCTAACAAGTTTGCTACGCCAAGTTTCTCTTTTTACCAAAGATAACAACCATTCAGTTCGTTTTACCTTTAACGATGGGGATCTTCGCCTCTCTGCCAATGCCATGGAGATTGGAGAAGGTAAGGTAAGCATGCCAGTAAACTACCATGGGCCAAGAGTTGACATCGCTTTTAATCCAGGCTTTTTTCTGGATATTTTAAGACATAGCAAGGAAGAGACTGTGACGATGGGTATTACAGATGCTTTCAATCCGGGTGTTATAACGGATCAACAGCTTTCTCAGGGTTTTGCCGAAAAAACAAGTCCTCTTTTCGTTATTATGCCAATGCGGCTTAATGACGAAGATTAATTAAATGTATCATGCAAATCCTCTCTTTAGCTCTTGTAAATTTTAGAATTTATAAAGAAGCATTTTTTGAATTTGATGAGCAAGTCAATGGCATCATAGGGGATAATGCAGTGGGTAAAACGACATTGCTAGAAGCTATCCATGTTGCTATTTTTGGGCGTTCCTTTCGCACCACGGAGCTTAAGGATCTGATTCGAGAAGGAGCAGATCAATTCAGACTGGAAGTTTCGTTTCTAAAAAATGGGATTATTCAGAAGATTTGTTTTTTTCAGGGGCTAAAAGAGCGGCGGGTACTTCATAATAGCACTGCATTTAATCAGCTCTCTTCTCTTTTGGGAATTTTACAGGGTGTCCTGATTGCCCCCCACGACATGGACTTAATTAGAGGGGCTCCTGCAATCAGACGTCGCTTTCTCGATATGCAGCTCTCACAAATAGATCCTCTCTACGTTCACCATTTTTTGCGCT of the Chlamydiales bacterium STE3 genome contains:
- a CDS encoding DNA polymerase III subunit beta (Product derived from UniProtKB/Swiss-Prot:Q9Z8K0;Gene name derived from UniProtKB/Swiss-Prot:Q9Z8K0;EC number derived from UniProtKB/Swiss-Prot:Q9Z8K0), giving the protein MKFVISTQELNFLINKIQNVVPQKATIPILSNFLIEASNGMLTLTATDLTVGIRCQTEANVIEEGATTLPAKRFAQLIRELTQSQVEITTSEQEITEIKANTSRFKLHGMKAIEFPSLPDMSGATSFKMPQNLLKEMLFRTSFAISRDDNRYVLTGASMRVANKQAVFLGTDGKRLARAHTEINVDNAFTGNYIIPLKAIDEVSKNLYEEGEVTVYLMQDKIAFEIAHTTIITKLLSGDYPDVSRVIPERTNMVVSLHREELTSLLRQVSLFTKDNNHSVRFTFNDGDLRLSANAMEIGEGKVSMPVNYHGPRVDIAFNPGFFLDILRHSKEETVTMGITDAFNPGVITDQQLSQGFAEKTSPLFVIMPMRLNDED